A single Ptiloglossa arizonensis isolate GNS036 chromosome 2, iyPtiAriz1_principal, whole genome shotgun sequence DNA region contains:
- the Mic26-27 gene encoding MICOS complex subunit 26/27 isoform X7 encodes MQRTMMCVYMKFFKKFLMPCGLCAAIPAMKPATPPKEHATPCCNEAQSQKLIKPSELPIYSVDDGCSKEMPCIAYPSIIEENIRKVRHSVEDLTVIYHKLSHNVSSTIDNAKFVVDYLQDEDNILPRGGAICIGGLSGLILGLRGGLFKRLLYTTAGASIVAPICFPKESKEAFNMVQHYGNIGYNFICGGESIYK; translated from the exons ATGTGTGTTTACATGAAGTTCTTCAAGAAATTCTTGATGCCGTGTGGACTATGTGCAGCAATACCAGCAATGAAACCTGCCACTCCACCAAAAGAGCATGCTACACCATGTTGTAACGAAGCACAATcacagaaattaataaaaccatCTGAACTACCCATTTACTCTGTTGATGATGGGTGTTCTAAAGAGATGCCATG CATAGCATACCCATCTATAATAgaggaaaatattagaaaagtaCGTCATTCGGTTGAAGATTTGACGGTTATATACCATAAACTATCACATAATGTTTCATCAACTATCGATAATGCTAAAT TTGTAGTTGATTACCTTCAAGATGAAGACAATATTTTACCACGAGGAGGAGCTATTTGTATCGGTGGTTTATCAGGACTGATACTGGGTCTTAGAGGAGGTTTATTTAAACGATTACTTTATACTACTGCAGGTGCTAGTATTGTTGCACCTATTTGTTTCCCTAAGGAATCTAAAGAAGCATTTAATATGGTGCAACATTATGGAAATATTGGTTACAATTTCATTTGTGGTG GAGAATCCATCTACaaataa
- the Mic26-27 gene encoding MICOS complex subunit 26/27 isoform X2, protein MRMCVYMKFFKKFLMPCGLCAAIPAMKPATPPKEHATPCCNEAQSQKLIKPSELPIYSVDDGCSKEMPCIAYPSIIEENIRKVRHSVEDLTVIYHKLSHNVSSTIDNAKFVVDYLQDEDNILPRGGAICIGGLSGLILGLRGGLFKRLLYTTAGASIVAPICFPKESKEAFNMVQHYGNIGYNFICGVKPGDNKMEISLKEISFVKTLLESEFYRTISQLFEQKTSNTTTEKTEENPSTNKEK, encoded by the exons ATGTGTGTTTACATGAAGTTCTTCAAGAAATTCTTGATGCCGTGTGGACTATGTGCAGCAATACCAGCAATGAAACCTGCCACTCCACCAAAAGAGCATGCTACACCATGTTGTAACGAAGCACAATcacagaaattaataaaaccatCTGAACTACCCATTTACTCTGTTGATGATGGGTGTTCTAAAGAGATGCCATG CATAGCATACCCATCTATAATAgaggaaaatattagaaaagtaCGTCATTCGGTTGAAGATTTGACGGTTATATACCATAAACTATCACATAATGTTTCATCAACTATCGATAATGCTAAAT TTGTAGTTGATTACCTTCAAGATGAAGACAATATTTTACCACGAGGAGGAGCTATTTGTATCGGTGGTTTATCAGGACTGATACTGGGTCTTAGAGGAGGTTTATTTAAACGATTACTTTATACTACTGCAGGTGCTAGTATTGTTGCACCTATTTGTTTCCCTAAGGAATCTAAAGAAGCATTTAATATGGTGCAACATTATGGAAATATTGGTTACAATTTCATTTGTGGTG TGAAACCAGGAGATAACAAAATGGAAATTTCacttaaagaaatttcatttgtaaaaactcTACTTGAATCAGAATTTTATCGTACCATAAGTCAACTTTTTGAACAGAAAACGTCGAATACTACAACTGAAAAAACGGAG GAGAATCCATCTACaaataaagagaaataa
- the Mic26-27 gene encoding MICOS complex subunit 26/27 isoform X1 has protein sequence MQRTMMCVYMKFFKKFLMPCGLCAAIPAMKPATPPKEHATPCCNEAQSQKLIKPSELPIYSVDDGCSKEMPCIAYPSIIEENIRKVRHSVEDLTVIYHKLSHNVSSTIDNAKFVVDYLQDEDNILPRGGAICIGGLSGLILGLRGGLFKRLLYTTAGASIVAPICFPKESKEAFNMVQHYGNIGYNFICGVKPGDNKMEISLKEISFVKTLLESEFYRTISQLFEQKTSNTTTEKTEENPSTNKEK, from the exons ATGTGTGTTTACATGAAGTTCTTCAAGAAATTCTTGATGCCGTGTGGACTATGTGCAGCAATACCAGCAATGAAACCTGCCACTCCACCAAAAGAGCATGCTACACCATGTTGTAACGAAGCACAATcacagaaattaataaaaccatCTGAACTACCCATTTACTCTGTTGATGATGGGTGTTCTAAAGAGATGCCATG CATAGCATACCCATCTATAATAgaggaaaatattagaaaagtaCGTCATTCGGTTGAAGATTTGACGGTTATATACCATAAACTATCACATAATGTTTCATCAACTATCGATAATGCTAAAT TTGTAGTTGATTACCTTCAAGATGAAGACAATATTTTACCACGAGGAGGAGCTATTTGTATCGGTGGTTTATCAGGACTGATACTGGGTCTTAGAGGAGGTTTATTTAAACGATTACTTTATACTACTGCAGGTGCTAGTATTGTTGCACCTATTTGTTTCCCTAAGGAATCTAAAGAAGCATTTAATATGGTGCAACATTATGGAAATATTGGTTACAATTTCATTTGTGGTG TGAAACCAGGAGATAACAAAATGGAAATTTCacttaaagaaatttcatttgtaaaaactcTACTTGAATCAGAATTTTATCGTACCATAAGTCAACTTTTTGAACAGAAAACGTCGAATACTACAACTGAAAAAACGGAG GAGAATCCATCTACaaataaagagaaataa
- the Mic26-27 gene encoding MICOS complex subunit 26/27 isoform X3, whose translation MCVYMKFFKKFLMPCGLCAAIPAMKPATPPKEHATPCCNEAQSQKLIKPSELPIYSVDDGCSKEMPCIAYPSIIEENIRKVRHSVEDLTVIYHKLSHNVSSTIDNAKFVVDYLQDEDNILPRGGAICIGGLSGLILGLRGGLFKRLLYTTAGASIVAPICFPKESKEAFNMVQHYGNIGYNFICGVKPGDNKMEISLKEISFVKTLLESEFYRTISQLFEQKTSNTTTEKTEENPSTNKEK comes from the exons ATGTGTGTTTACATGAAGTTCTTCAAGAAATTCTTGATGCCGTGTGGACTATGTGCAGCAATACCAGCAATGAAACCTGCCACTCCACCAAAAGAGCATGCTACACCATGTTGTAACGAAGCACAATcacagaaattaataaaaccatCTGAACTACCCATTTACTCTGTTGATGATGGGTGTTCTAAAGAGATGCCATG CATAGCATACCCATCTATAATAgaggaaaatattagaaaagtaCGTCATTCGGTTGAAGATTTGACGGTTATATACCATAAACTATCACATAATGTTTCATCAACTATCGATAATGCTAAAT TTGTAGTTGATTACCTTCAAGATGAAGACAATATTTTACCACGAGGAGGAGCTATTTGTATCGGTGGTTTATCAGGACTGATACTGGGTCTTAGAGGAGGTTTATTTAAACGATTACTTTATACTACTGCAGGTGCTAGTATTGTTGCACCTATTTGTTTCCCTAAGGAATCTAAAGAAGCATTTAATATGGTGCAACATTATGGAAATATTGGTTACAATTTCATTTGTGGTG TGAAACCAGGAGATAACAAAATGGAAATTTCacttaaagaaatttcatttgtaaaaactcTACTTGAATCAGAATTTTATCGTACCATAAGTCAACTTTTTGAACAGAAAACGTCGAATACTACAACTGAAAAAACGGAG GAGAATCCATCTACaaataaagagaaataa
- the Mic26-27 gene encoding MICOS complex subunit 26/27 isoform X5 codes for MRFFKKFLMPCGLCAAIPAMKPATPPKEHATPCCNEAQSQKLIKPSELPIYSVDDGCSKEMPCIAYPSIIEENIRKVRHSVEDLTVIYHKLSHNVSSTIDNAKFVVDYLQDEDNILPRGGAICIGGLSGLILGLRGGLFKRLLYTTAGASIVAPICFPKESKEAFNMVQHYGNIGYNFICGVKPGDNKMEISLKEISFVKTLLESEFYRTISQLFEQKTSNTTTEKTEENPSTNKEK; via the exons TTCTTCAAGAAATTCTTGATGCCGTGTGGACTATGTGCAGCAATACCAGCAATGAAACCTGCCACTCCACCAAAAGAGCATGCTACACCATGTTGTAACGAAGCACAATcacagaaattaataaaaccatCTGAACTACCCATTTACTCTGTTGATGATGGGTGTTCTAAAGAGATGCCATG CATAGCATACCCATCTATAATAgaggaaaatattagaaaagtaCGTCATTCGGTTGAAGATTTGACGGTTATATACCATAAACTATCACATAATGTTTCATCAACTATCGATAATGCTAAAT TTGTAGTTGATTACCTTCAAGATGAAGACAATATTTTACCACGAGGAGGAGCTATTTGTATCGGTGGTTTATCAGGACTGATACTGGGTCTTAGAGGAGGTTTATTTAAACGATTACTTTATACTACTGCAGGTGCTAGTATTGTTGCACCTATTTGTTTCCCTAAGGAATCTAAAGAAGCATTTAATATGGTGCAACATTATGGAAATATTGGTTACAATTTCATTTGTGGTG TGAAACCAGGAGATAACAAAATGGAAATTTCacttaaagaaatttcatttgtaaaaactcTACTTGAATCAGAATTTTATCGTACCATAAGTCAACTTTTTGAACAGAAAACGTCGAATACTACAACTGAAAAAACGGAG GAGAATCCATCTACaaataaagagaaataa
- the Mic26-27 gene encoding MICOS complex subunit 26/27 isoform X4 yields the protein MQRTMFFKKFLMPCGLCAAIPAMKPATPPKEHATPCCNEAQSQKLIKPSELPIYSVDDGCSKEMPCIAYPSIIEENIRKVRHSVEDLTVIYHKLSHNVSSTIDNAKFVVDYLQDEDNILPRGGAICIGGLSGLILGLRGGLFKRLLYTTAGASIVAPICFPKESKEAFNMVQHYGNIGYNFICGVKPGDNKMEISLKEISFVKTLLESEFYRTISQLFEQKTSNTTTEKTEENPSTNKEK from the exons TTCTTCAAGAAATTCTTGATGCCGTGTGGACTATGTGCAGCAATACCAGCAATGAAACCTGCCACTCCACCAAAAGAGCATGCTACACCATGTTGTAACGAAGCACAATcacagaaattaataaaaccatCTGAACTACCCATTTACTCTGTTGATGATGGGTGTTCTAAAGAGATGCCATG CATAGCATACCCATCTATAATAgaggaaaatattagaaaagtaCGTCATTCGGTTGAAGATTTGACGGTTATATACCATAAACTATCACATAATGTTTCATCAACTATCGATAATGCTAAAT TTGTAGTTGATTACCTTCAAGATGAAGACAATATTTTACCACGAGGAGGAGCTATTTGTATCGGTGGTTTATCAGGACTGATACTGGGTCTTAGAGGAGGTTTATTTAAACGATTACTTTATACTACTGCAGGTGCTAGTATTGTTGCACCTATTTGTTTCCCTAAGGAATCTAAAGAAGCATTTAATATGGTGCAACATTATGGAAATATTGGTTACAATTTCATTTGTGGTG TGAAACCAGGAGATAACAAAATGGAAATTTCacttaaagaaatttcatttgtaaaaactcTACTTGAATCAGAATTTTATCGTACCATAAGTCAACTTTTTGAACAGAAAACGTCGAATACTACAACTGAAAAAACGGAG GAGAATCCATCTACaaataaagagaaataa
- the Mic26-27 gene encoding MICOS complex subunit 26/27 isoform X6: protein MKPATPPKEHATPCCNEAQSQKLIKPSELPIYSVDDGCSKEMPCIAYPSIIEENIRKVRHSVEDLTVIYHKLSHNVSSTIDNAKFVVDYLQDEDNILPRGGAICIGGLSGLILGLRGGLFKRLLYTTAGASIVAPICFPKESKEAFNMVQHYGNIGYNFICGVKPGDNKMEISLKEISFVKTLLESEFYRTISQLFEQKTSNTTTEKTEENPSTNKEK, encoded by the exons ATGAAACCTGCCACTCCACCAAAAGAGCATGCTACACCATGTTGTAACGAAGCACAATcacagaaattaataaaaccatCTGAACTACCCATTTACTCTGTTGATGATGGGTGTTCTAAAGAGATGCCATG CATAGCATACCCATCTATAATAgaggaaaatattagaaaagtaCGTCATTCGGTTGAAGATTTGACGGTTATATACCATAAACTATCACATAATGTTTCATCAACTATCGATAATGCTAAAT TTGTAGTTGATTACCTTCAAGATGAAGACAATATTTTACCACGAGGAGGAGCTATTTGTATCGGTGGTTTATCAGGACTGATACTGGGTCTTAGAGGAGGTTTATTTAAACGATTACTTTATACTACTGCAGGTGCTAGTATTGTTGCACCTATTTGTTTCCCTAAGGAATCTAAAGAAGCATTTAATATGGTGCAACATTATGGAAATATTGGTTACAATTTCATTTGTGGTG TGAAACCAGGAGATAACAAAATGGAAATTTCacttaaagaaatttcatttgtaaaaactcTACTTGAATCAGAATTTTATCGTACCATAAGTCAACTTTTTGAACAGAAAACGTCGAATACTACAACTGAAAAAACGGAG GAGAATCCATCTACaaataaagagaaataa
- the LOC143143563 gene encoding ER membrane protein complex subunit 4-like isoform X1 gives MNSNKAKLSKSILEMKFMKRTKEKVEKQQFKEEGEEYFGNELTKRMKKESSKQDKNVDIPSPPGYTPAVALVHAADSIRETDSNHLIMKKSWDLALGPLKQVPMNLFIMYMAGNSIAIFPIMMVGMLIIRPVKALFTLQQTFKVSEGTHVFGQKFVYFLGQLVNIALALYKCQSMGLLPTHASDWLAFVEPQARLEYSGGGFIYV, from the exons ATGAATTCAAACAAAGCAAAATTATCAAAAAGTATTCTAGAAATGAAA TTTATGAAACGGACTAAagagaaagtagaaaaacaacAATTTAAGGAAGAAGGTGAAGAATATTTTGGTAATGAACTGACAAAGCgcatgaagaaagaatc AAGCAAGCAAGACAAAAATGTGGATATCCCTTCCCCACCAGGTTATACGCCAGCTGTTGCTTTAGTTCATGCCGCAGATTCTATTAGAGAAACAGATTCTAATCACTTGATAATGAAAAAGTCATGGGATTTAGCTTTAGGTCCTTTAAAACAAGTTccaatgaatttatttattatgtatatgGCAGGTAATTCTATAGCAATATTTCCTATTATGATGGTTGGCATGTTGATCATCAGGCCAGTGAAAGCATTATTTACTCTTCAACAAA catttaaAGTAAGTGAAGGAACTCATGTTTTTGGTCAAAAGTTTGTGTACTTTCTGGGACAACTGGTAAATATTGCATTGGCATTGTATAAATGTCAATCAATGGGATTACTTCCAACACATGCATCAGATTGGTTAGCATTTGTGGAACCACAAGCACGACTGGAATATTCTGGTGGTGGATTTATATATGTATGA
- the LOC143143561 gene encoding EF-hand domain-containing family member B isoform X2 — protein MKQYCISKQNELLNKIEESRNPFNKQFRKNKTSLSSVKECLTEYSLEDKVEALKTMLIHNEKHRQDLLSHRSIMPETKNIVGVKECLQSDQGTPFQTVISELKDTVMSSYWNKEIGKSRYQVPNLPVGMNPLETTFGKKTESEATMTELLQTKVNQNDILNKDVLEMYKKSHNSYQPAEQITRYYKEPFNSNLLFGKSRYSNINGTRIKRLLTWIDSDPTTVVNYILADFIERSRFHIGKVRNLKNAQLYMSMTHGKASGRKGTHEVANVLSDCSMNNDVIQQQKYLQYINSLRQKLKKRIPEIPFLDIYEDLLCLDKNSTGILPEHNVISTLAKYKIYINEKLLILLLDLLQIRKDKNMNYKELLNLLNWKCHFPTLPKIEKIPLECQYYSTIYRDATENMETIDVTRIVSEDLKDKTSAYSLIFPDIFTRHGLSYIDLSKLRCKEEIRSIFENIGVQFPNNNFDLLWEEGVKKDGTDNLSVKTFRYLLDQHDLTINEIKQ, from the exons atgaaacaatattgTATAAGTAAACAAAACgaattattgaataaaatagaGGAAAGCAGAAATCCTTTTAACAAACAATTT agaAAGAATAAAACTTCATTATCCAGTGTTAAAGAATGTCTCACAGAATATTCTTTAGAAGACAAAGTCGAGGCTTTGAAAACTATGCTCATCCATAATGAAAAACATAGACAAGATCTACTATCGCATAGAAGTATAATGcccgaaacaaaaaatatagtTGGG GTAAAAGAATGTTTACAATCAGATCAAGGAACACCATTTCAAACAGTTATTTCTGAATTAAAAGACACTGTAATGAGTAGCTACTGGAATAAAGAAATTGGTAAATCACGTTATCAGGTTCCAAATCTTCCAGTGGGTATGAATCCATTAGAAACAACTTTTGGAAAAAAAACTGAATCTG AAGCAACTATGACTGAACTACTTCAAACAAAAGTAaatcaaaatgatattttaaataaggATGTCCTTGAGATGTATAAAAAAAGTCATAATAGTTATCAGCCTGCAGAGCAAATTACTAGATa CTATAAGGAACCATTCAATTCAAATCTTTTATTTGGGAAATCAAGATATAGTAACATTAACGGTACACGTATAAAAAGACTTCTGACGTGGATTGATTCTGATCCTACTACTGTAGTTAATTACATTTTGGCAGATTTTATAGAACGTTCACGTTTTCATATTGGAAAAGTAAg aaatttaaaaaatgcacaATTATATATGTCCATGACACATGGTAAAGCAAGTGGAAGAAAAGGAACACATGAAGTAGCAAATGTTTTAAGTGACTGTTCTATGAATAATGATGTGATACAGcaacaaaaatatttgcaatataTAAACAGTTTACGTCAAAAACTTAAGAAACGTATCCCAGAAATACCATTTTTAGATATTTACGAAGATCTGTTATGTCTTGATAAA AATTCCACAGGAATATTACCAGAACACAATGTTATTTCTACATTagcgaaatataaaatatatataaatgaaaaactTTTAATACTACTACTGGATCTGCTTCAAATACGCAAGGATAAAAATATGAATTACAAAGAATTATTAAACCTTTTAAATTGGAAATGTCATTTTCCTACATTACCAAAAATAGAAa AGATACCTTTAGAATGTCAATATTATAGTACTATATACAGAGACGCAACAGAGAATATGGAGACAATAGATGTTACAA GGATTGTATCTGAAGATCTTAAAGATAAAACATCGGCTTACAGCCTTATATTTCCAGACATCTTCACAAGACATGGCTTAAGCTATATAGATCTCTCCAAA cTTAGATGCAAAGAAGAAATAAgaagtatatttgaaaatattggagTTCAATTTCCTAATAATAACTTTGATTTGCTTTGGGAAGAAGGAGTAAAAAAAGATGGCACAGACAATTTATCTGTTAAAACTTTTAGATACTTACTGGATCAACATGACTTAacaattaacgaaataaaacaataa
- the LOC143143561 gene encoding uncharacterized protein LOC143143561 isoform X1: MKQYCISKQNELLNKIEESRNPFNKQFRKNKTSLSSVKECLTEYSLEDKVEALKTMLIHNEKHRQDLLSHRSIMPETKNIVGIIQNINCIYSYKEPFNSNLLFGKSRYSNINGTRIKRLLTWIDSDPTTVVNYILADFIERSRFHIGKVRNLKNAQLYMSMTHGKASGRKGTHEVANVLSDCSMNNDVIQQQKYLQYINSLRQKLKKRIPEIPFLDIYEDLLCLDKNSTGILPEHNVISTLAKYKIYINEKLLILLLDLLQIRKDKNMNYKELLNLLNWKCHFPTLPKIEKIPLECQYYSTIYRDATENMETIDVTRIVSEDLKDKTSAYSLIFPDIFTRHGLSYIDLSKLRCKEEIRSIFENIGVQFPNNNFDLLWEEGVKKDGTDNLSVKTFRYLLDQHDLTINEIKQ, translated from the exons atgaaacaatattgTATAAGTAAACAAAACgaattattgaataaaatagaGGAAAGCAGAAATCCTTTTAACAAACAATTT agaAAGAATAAAACTTCATTATCCAGTGTTAAAGAATGTCTCACAGAATATTCTTTAGAAGACAAAGTCGAGGCTTTGAAAACTATGCTCATCCATAATGAAAAACATAGACAAGATCTACTATCGCATAGAAGTATAATGcccgaaacaaaaaatatagtTGGG ATCATACAAAACATAAATTGCATTTACAGCTATAAGGAACCATTCAATTCAAATCTTTTATTTGGGAAATCAAGATATAGTAACATTAACGGTACACGTATAAAAAGACTTCTGACGTGGATTGATTCTGATCCTACTACTGTAGTTAATTACATTTTGGCAGATTTTATAGAACGTTCACGTTTTCATATTGGAAAAGTAAg aaatttaaaaaatgcacaATTATATATGTCCATGACACATGGTAAAGCAAGTGGAAGAAAAGGAACACATGAAGTAGCAAATGTTTTAAGTGACTGTTCTATGAATAATGATGTGATACAGcaacaaaaatatttgcaatataTAAACAGTTTACGTCAAAAACTTAAGAAACGTATCCCAGAAATACCATTTTTAGATATTTACGAAGATCTGTTATGTCTTGATAAA AATTCCACAGGAATATTACCAGAACACAATGTTATTTCTACATTagcgaaatataaaatatatataaatgaaaaactTTTAATACTACTACTGGATCTGCTTCAAATACGCAAGGATAAAAATATGAATTACAAAGAATTATTAAACCTTTTAAATTGGAAATGTCATTTTCCTACATTACCAAAAATAGAAa AGATACCTTTAGAATGTCAATATTATAGTACTATATACAGAGACGCAACAGAGAATATGGAGACAATAGATGTTACAA GGATTGTATCTGAAGATCTTAAAGATAAAACATCGGCTTACAGCCTTATATTTCCAGACATCTTCACAAGACATGGCTTAAGCTATATAGATCTCTCCAAA cTTAGATGCAAAGAAGAAATAAgaagtatatttgaaaatattggagTTCAATTTCCTAATAATAACTTTGATTTGCTTTGGGAAGAAGGAGTAAAAAAAGATGGCACAGACAATTTATCTGTTAAAACTTTTAGATACTTACTGGATCAACATGACTTAacaattaacgaaataaaacaataa
- the LOC143143563 gene encoding ER membrane protein complex subunit 4-like isoform X2 gives MVMMAVKQNTKRSKWALDFAHKSKQDKNVDIPSPPGYTPAVALVHAADSIRETDSNHLIMKKSWDLALGPLKQVPMNLFIMYMAGNSIAIFPIMMVGMLIIRPVKALFTLQQTFKVSEGTHVFGQKFVYFLGQLVNIALALYKCQSMGLLPTHASDWLAFVEPQARLEYSGGGFIYV, from the exons ATGGTAATGATGGCAGTTAAGCAAAACACAAAACGATCCAAATGGGCTCTGGATTTCGCCCATAA AAGCAAGCAAGACAAAAATGTGGATATCCCTTCCCCACCAGGTTATACGCCAGCTGTTGCTTTAGTTCATGCCGCAGATTCTATTAGAGAAACAGATTCTAATCACTTGATAATGAAAAAGTCATGGGATTTAGCTTTAGGTCCTTTAAAACAAGTTccaatgaatttatttattatgtatatgGCAGGTAATTCTATAGCAATATTTCCTATTATGATGGTTGGCATGTTGATCATCAGGCCAGTGAAAGCATTATTTACTCTTCAACAAA catttaaAGTAAGTGAAGGAACTCATGTTTTTGGTCAAAAGTTTGTGTACTTTCTGGGACAACTGGTAAATATTGCATTGGCATTGTATAAATGTCAATCAATGGGATTACTTCCAACACATGCATCAGATTGGTTAGCATTTGTGGAACCACAAGCACGACTGGAATATTCTGGTGGTGGATTTATATATGTATGA